Proteins encoded in a region of the Populus nigra chromosome 3, ddPopNigr1.1, whole genome shotgun sequence genome:
- the LOC133689600 gene encoding BTB/POZ domain-containing protein At3g05675-like, producing the protein MESPEPSRIGDRSTSDVVVRLRTHEGRDDWFYCHSFILIEKSKYFGDRLSENWPTCQILDSRNCVEVYCEESDFDHHVNFLRLLYVVIDGSLEDIWHGVKNALGILRVAVELGCPQIVNACVNYLEAMPWEEAEEDEILKIIPGMGSKAQPILARVQPVNPSAVLRIFLSAIKFATSSPPSPMNDLKTTAQEQLEYMLTEDDDAPLLTADQEVKFEVKECVKGLFTRFNNMLEALLCEPMESANEKGKMQSFQSYLSDLSWACQILNKLEIMKEFVNSWVGASDKIVLVVEQASSVAEIIETKSKVIEVAAKVLEAIGYGNVILPTAKRFHMVKVWLPFVRVTKPLIDSATTNAKDAPELKIDGELWQSLESTFVSMVLTLPSEDQAEILTEWLGNEHIHYPDFTEAFEVWCYRSKVAKRRLADILGNHGMANSTL; encoded by the exons ATGGAATCTCCA GAGCCAAGTAGGATTGGTGATCGTTCAACCAGTGATGTTGTTGTCCGACTCCGAACACATGAAGGCCGAGATGATTGGTTTTATTGCCATTCTTTTATCTTGATAGAAAAGAGCAAATATTTTGGTGACCGCCTTTCTGAGAACTGGCCTACATGCCAGATCCTTGACTCACGGAACTGTGTTGAAGTTTACTGTGAAGAATCAGACTTTGATCACCATGTCAATTTTCTACGACTTCTCTATGTTGTTATAGATGGTTCATTGGAAGACATATGGCATGGTGTGAAGAATGCCCTTGGCATTCTGCGTGTGGCTGTGGAACTTGGGTGCCCACAAATTGTTAATGCTTGTGTGAACTACTTGGAAGCAATGCCATGGGAAGAAGCTGAGGAGGATGAGATCCTAAAAATCATACCAGGCATGGGATCAAAAGCACAACCAATTCTTGCCCGTGTCCAACCAGTCAATCCGTCAGCCGTATTGAGAATTTTTCTGTCAGCTATTAAATTTGCCACATCATCACCTCCTTCACCCATGAATGACCTTAAAACTACTGCACAAGAGCAGCTCGAATACATGCTGACTGAAGATGATGATGCCCCTCTACTAACAGCTGATCAAGAGGTCAAATTTGAAGTAAAAGAATGTGTGAAGGGACTGTTCACCAGATTTAACAATATGCTAGAAGCTCTGTTATGTGAGCCTATGGAATCAGCCAATGAGAAAGGGAAAATGCAATCTTTTCAATCATATCTATCAGATTTATCGTGGGCTTGTCAGATACTGAATAAGTTGGAAATCATGAAGGAATTTGTCAATAGTTGGGTAGGCGCATCAGATAAGATAGTTCTGGTTGTTGAGCAAGCTAGTTCGGTAGCTGAAATTATTGAGACAAAGTCGAAGGTTATAGAGGTGGCAGCAAAGGTTTTAGAAGCAATAGGATATGGTAACGTTATTCTGCCTACTGCAAAACGGTTTCACATGGTCAAGGTTTGGCTTCCATTTGTGAGGGTTACCAAACCTTTAATTGATTCTGCCACGACTAATGCCAAAGATGCTCCAGAACTTAAGATTGATGGTGAGCTATGGCAGTCCTTAGAATCCACATTTGTTTCTATGGTTCTTACACTGCCATCAGAAGACCAGGCAGAGATTTTGACAGAATGGTTAGGGAATGAACATATTCACTATCCAGACTTCACTGAGGCATTTGAGGTGTGGTGTTACAGGTCCAAGGTTGCGAAGAGAAGATTGGCAGACATATTGGGCAACCACGGTATGGCCAATAGCACACTTTGA
- the LOC133689599 gene encoding BEL1-like homeodomain protein 1, whose protein sequence is MATYFHGNPEIQAAAASAEGLQTLVLMNPTYVQYSETPPPPQSNNLVFLNAAASAAANSLSPPPHLSGHAPSNTQQFVGIPLDPNSHEASTLHGLIPRVHYNFYNPIDSTSTARETPRAQQGLSLSLSSQQQGGFGSQAQAMSGEDIRVSGGLVSPGSGVTNGVPGMQGVLLSSKYLKATEELLDEVVNVNSNGIKSELSKKSNGISSNNSNKVIGESSTGEGSGEGEASGKRGPELSTAERQEIQMKKAKLISMLDEVEQRYRQYHHQMQIVISSFEQAAGIGSAKTYTALALKTISKQFRCLKDAITGQIKAANKSLGEEDCLGGKIEGSRLKFVDHHLRQQRALQQLGMIQHNAWRPQRGLPERSVSVLRAWLFEHFLHPYPKDSDKHMLAKQTGLTRSQVSNWFINARVRLWKPMVEEMYMEEIKEQEQNGSEDKTSKSEHNEDAASRSVLQEKGSVNGNQTRSFKSLDNSPDAPSAISIPTSSTSPVGGNLRNQSGFSFMGSSELDGITQGSPKKPRSHDLIQSPTSVPSINMDIKPGEANNEQVSMKFGDERQSRDGYSFMGGQTNFIGGFGQYPMGEIGRFDGEQFTPRFSGNGVSLTLGLPHCENLSLSGTHQTFLPNQNIQLGRRVEIGEPNEYGALNTSTPHSSTAYESIDIQNRKRFIAQLLPDFVA, encoded by the exons ATGGCGACATACTTTCATGGGAATCCTGAAATCCAAGCAGCTGCTGCATCAGCGGAAGGTCTTCAAACTCTTGTGCTTATGAACCCTACTTATGTCCAATACTCCGAAACCCCTCCACCACCACAATCCAACAACCTTGTATTCCTTAACGCCGCTGCTTCTGCTGCTGCCAACAGCCTCTCTCCTCCGCCGCACCTCTCGGGCCACGCGCCATCGAACACCCAACAATTCGTCGGTATCCCTTTGGACCCTAACTCCCATGAGGCTTCTACTTTGCATGGACTTATTCCCCGTGTCCATTACAATTTTTATAATCCAATTGACTCTACATCGACTGCGCGTGAAACACCACGCGCCCAACAAGGCCTGTCTTTGAGCCTCTCCTCACAACAGCAAGGCGGTTTTGGATCACAGGCTCAAGCTATGTCTGGTGAAGATATAAGGGTGTCTGGTGGGTTGGTGTCACCAGGTTCGGGTGTGACAAATGGGGTACCGGGTATGCAAGGGGTCTTGTTGAGCTCAAAGTACTTGAAGGCCACTGAAGAGCTACTTGATGAGGTTGTGAATGTGAATAGTAATGGAATCAAGAGTGAATTGTCAAAGAAGAGTAACGGGATTAGTAGTAATAATAGCAATAAGGTGATTGGAGAGTCATCAACTGGAGAAGGGTCTGGCGAAGGAGAAGCAAGTGGGAAGCGCGGACCGGAGCTTTCCACTGCAGAGAGGCAGGAAATTCAGATGAAGAAGGCTAAGCTTATTAGCATGCTCGATGAG GTGGAGCAGAGGTACAGGCAGTATCATCACCAGATGCAGATAGTGATTTCCTCGTTTGAGCAAGCAGCAGGAATTGGTTCAGCAAAGACATACACAGCCCTTGCATTGAAAACAATCTCCAAGCAGTTTAGGTGCTTGAAAGATGCAATAACAGGTCAAATTAAAGCTGCAAACAAAAGCTTAGGTGAAGAGGATTGCTTAGgaggaaagattgaaggttcaAGGCTCAAATTTGTCGATCATCACCTTCGACAACAGCGTGCACTTCAGCAGTTGGGAATGATCCAGCACAATGCTTGGAGACCCCAGAGAGGATTGCCTGAAAGATCAGTTTCAGTTCTCCGTGCTTGGCTCTTCGAACACTTTCTCCACCC CTATCCCAAGGATTCAGACAAACACATGCTCGCAAAACAAACAGGGCTCACGAGGAGCCAG GTGTCTAATTGGTTCATAAATGCTCGAGTTCGACTTTGGAAGCCAATGGTAGAAGAAATGTACATGGAGGAAATTAAGGAACAAGAACAGAATGGATCAGAGGACAAAACAAGCAAGAGCGAACACAATGAAGATGCTGCTTCAAGGTCAGTTCTGCAAGAGAAAGGTTCAGTTAACGGAAATCAAACTAGAAGCTTCAAGTCCTTGGACAATTCACCGGATGCTCCTTCTGCAATCTCAATACCCACATCTTCAACATCTCCTGTTGGAGGAAATCTCCGAAACCAGTCTGGATTTTCCTTTATGGGGTCATCAGAATTAGACGGGATCACACAAGGGAGCCCAAAGAAACCAAGAAGCCATGATTTGATACAATCCCCAACTAGTGTGCCATCCATTAACATGGATATCAAGCCTGGCGAGGCAAACAATGAGCAGGTTTCTATGAAATTCGGCGATGAGAGGCAGAGTAGGGATGGCTACTCATTCATGGGAGGCCAAACCAACTTCATTGGAGGTTTTGGGCAATACCCAATGGGGGAAATTGGGAGGTTTGATGGAGAGCAGTTCACGCCAAGGTTTTCTGGCAATGGTGTCTCTCTCACTCTTGGGCTGCCCCATTGTGAAAACCTCTCCTTATCAGGTACTCATCAAACTTTTCTTCCTAACCAAAACATTCAACTGGGAAGAAGAGTAGAGATCGGCGAACCAAATGAGTATGGAGCGCTTAACACATCCACGCCTCACTCTTCAACTGCATACGAGAGCATTGACATTCAGAACCGAAAGAGGTTTATAGCACAACTGTTGCCAGACTTTGTGGCCTGA